Proteins encoded in a region of the Spirochaetota bacterium genome:
- a CDS encoding AraC family transcriptional regulator: MEIPRLTVPFDEFPLRIVEKRHAAESTPPAHVHDCKELLYIVEGSGAIAIGENEFPIIRADCIVLRENETHRIIDSPERPIHLYAIYYADTLWTKSEQDAFFPLFDALSPADRVISTSASPFLARTGSLIKDMLFEQANTSGDRPLIAKAYLSELIVGILRHVRAAGDGAGSSGMSPTERKVQTLAEFLSRYCHRRNSIEAMAALVPLGKRQFSRIFYKVTGKNFKEYLNHARIEKAKVTLSTGADIVAACFEAGFEDVSYFYKVFKKETGLTPREYILSAGVRAVKR, translated from the coding sequence ATGGAAATACCGAGACTTACGGTGCCGTTCGACGAGTTCCCCCTGCGCATCGTCGAAAAGCGGCATGCCGCGGAAAGCACGCCCCCGGCGCACGTACATGACTGCAAAGAGCTTCTCTATATCGTCGAGGGGAGCGGGGCTATTGCTATCGGCGAGAATGAATTCCCGATAATCCGTGCCGATTGCATCGTTCTCAGGGAAAATGAGACGCATCGTATCATCGATTCCCCCGAACGACCCATCCATCTCTATGCCATCTATTATGCGGACACGCTCTGGACGAAGAGCGAACAGGATGCGTTCTTTCCCCTGTTCGATGCGCTTTCACCCGCCGACCGAGTCATTTCCACCTCGGCAAGCCCGTTCCTCGCGCGTACCGGATCGCTCATCAAGGATATGCTTTTCGAGCAGGCAAATACGTCGGGCGACAGGCCGCTCATAGCGAAGGCATATCTCTCCGAGCTTATCGTCGGCATTCTCCGCCATGTCCGTGCCGCGGGCGATGGTGCAGGCAGTTCGGGGATGTCGCCTACCGAGCGGAAAGTGCAGACCCTCGCGGAGTTCCTCTCTCGCTACTGTCATCGACGCAATTCCATAGAGGCGATGGCCGCGCTCGTACCCCTCGGTAAGCGCCAATTCAGCCGTATCTTCTATAAAGTGACGGGGAAGAATTTCAAGGAATATCTCAACCACGCGCGCATTGAGAAAGCAAAGGTCACGCTGTCGACGGGCGCGGATATCGTCGCAGCCTGTTTCGAGGCCGGTTTCGAGGACGTGTCGTACTTTTACAAGGTATTCAAGAAAGAGACGGGGCTTACCCCGCGGGAATACATCCTCTCCGCCGGTGTCAGAGCGGTAAAACGATAA
- a CDS encoding phosphatase PAP2 family protein — MRAHRRRTKKRTKRLTMRRALYGLNLEDAPFIIRLDNYLYRMLTTPRWPQWMIRIMKAISRLGDGYAGVLLGLSFYVFGVESATYYFLRGLSGGLLCILVFVLIKNTVHRTRPFERHTDRDPHMKPPDKYSFPSGHTMFAFSMIFTAGPIHPALIAGIIVFAILVALSRVIVRVHYPLDVIGGAIFGSLVGIGVDALARSLIVLPL; from the coding sequence GTGCGCGCACACCGCCGCCGAACAAAAAAGCGCACAAAGCGGCTCACCATGCGCCGCGCCCTCTACGGCCTCAACCTGGAGGACGCGCCGTTCATCATACGGCTTGACAATTACCTCTACCGCATGCTCACCACGCCCCGCTGGCCGCAATGGATGATACGCATCATGAAGGCGATATCACGCCTGGGCGACGGCTATGCCGGGGTACTGCTCGGGCTCTCGTTCTATGTGTTCGGCGTCGAATCGGCAACGTACTATTTTCTCCGCGGGCTTTCCGGAGGATTGCTCTGCATACTGGTCTTCGTGCTCATCAAGAACACCGTGCATCGGACGCGCCCGTTCGAGCGGCACACCGACCGCGACCCGCATATGAAACCGCCGGACAAGTACTCATTCCCTTCCGGACATACCATGTTCGCTTTTTCAATGATATTCACCGCAGGCCCCATACACCCCGCGCTCATCGCCGGGATAATCGTTTTTGCGATCCTCGTGGCATTATCGCGTGTCATCGTGCGCGTACATTACCCGCTCGATGTCATCGGCGGAGCGATATTCGGGAGCCTTGTCGGCATCGGTGTGGACGCACTCGCGCGTTCGCTTATCGTTTTACCGCTCTGA
- a CDS encoding PQQ-binding-like beta-propeller repeat protein: MSLTRTAVLIIASITLLSAAGNWPAWRGPDANGYAQGDPPITWSETKNIKWKTPIPGKGHGSPIVWGNTIIVLTAADAGNKIKKFTVIAVDRANGKTLWENTVCEAKPHEGTHSDGSYASASPLCDGERIYAFFGSQGLYCLDMKGKQLWKKEFGRMKMRFSFGEGSSPALSEKALIIVWDNEGPSWVTALDKKTGDELWKKQRDERSSWATPLVMKFGGDEIAVVSASKRIRTYAMGNGDIVWEASGMTMNTIPTPVSDGKTVYLMSGFTGNSLLAISLADARGYITNFVWQYKHDTSYVPSALLMNGLLYFLKWNDALLTVIDTKTGRPLAVKQRIDIPGGVYSSPVGVNGRVYITSRKGVTAVLRAEAPFHIISTNALSDQFSASAAVVGNEMILRGHHSLYCIAEK; this comes from the coding sequence ATGTCACTCACAAGAACAGCCGTGCTCATCATCGCCTCTATCACCCTGCTTTCTGCTGCGGGTAATTGGCCGGCATGGCGCGGCCCGGACGCCAACGGCTATGCGCAGGGCGACCCGCCGATAACCTGGAGCGAGACAAAGAACATAAAATGGAAAACGCCGATACCCGGTAAGGGTCACGGCTCACCCATCGTGTGGGGGAACACCATAATCGTTCTTACCGCCGCTGATGCCGGGAACAAGATAAAAAAGTTCACTGTCATTGCGGTCGACCGTGCGAACGGCAAGACGCTCTGGGAGAATACCGTGTGCGAAGCAAAACCACATGAGGGCACGCACAGCGACGGAAGCTATGCCTCCGCATCGCCCCTCTGTGACGGCGAACGCATATACGCATTCTTCGGTTCGCAGGGGCTTTACTGCCTTGACATGAAAGGGAAGCAGCTGTGGAAAAAGGAATTCGGCAGGATGAAGATGCGCTTTTCCTTCGGCGAAGGGAGTTCGCCGGCACTTTCTGAGAAAGCGCTGATCATTGTCTGGGACAATGAAGGCCCGTCGTGGGTGACCGCGCTCGATAAGAAGACCGGCGACGAACTATGGAAAAAACAGCGCGATGAAAGATCATCGTGGGCAACTCCGCTTGTCATGAAATTCGGCGGGGATGAAATAGCGGTCGTCAGTGCATCGAAACGGATACGCACCTATGCCATGGGGAACGGCGACATCGTCTGGGAAGCGAGCGGCATGACGATGAACACCATTCCCACGCCGGTCTCCGACGGAAAGACCGTGTATCTCATGAGCGGATTCACCGGCAATTCGCTTCTTGCCATATCGCTCGCCGACGCACGCGGATATATCACCAATTTCGTCTGGCAGTATAAGCACGACACATCCTATGTGCCGTCGGCACTCCTTATGAACGGGCTCCTCTATTTCCTCAAGTGGAACGATGCGCTCCTCACCGTCATCGATACGAAGACCGGCAGGCCGCTTGCCGTGAAACAGAGGATAGACATACCGGGCGGCGTCTATTCCTCGCCGGTGGGCGTGAACGGACGCGTGTACATCACGAGCCGCAAAGGCGTCACCGCCGTGCTCCGTGCCGAGGCACCGTTTCACATCATAAGCACCAATGCATTGAGCGATCAATTCTCGGCATCGGCGGCCGTCGTCGGCAATGAAATGATACTGCGCGGGCATCATTCGCTTTACTGCATCGCAGAAAAATAG
- a CDS encoding M55 family metallopeptidase has product MKVYISVDMEGITGVTARKFVETGTPQYNESRPLIMSDVNAAVEGAVAGGATEVIVVDCHSGSFNFIFDQIHPAMKLIWGLPGQNPRFPLLDDSFSMMFLLGYHAMAGTYAAVCEHTMTSAHWHRVTANGTPIGEVAIDAAIAGECGVPVTLVSGDDKVCAEAKGFLGDIETAVVKTGFGRHRALCLPKETTRGIIRDAAMRAVRGKQGHAPYKMKTPIDVAITYKHVEDADGADSRGENEERIDGYTVSKRYRCMSAWYGGLWHERRPR; this is encoded by the coding sequence ATGAAAGTCTACATCTCCGTTGACATGGAAGGGATAACCGGAGTGACCGCGCGCAAATTCGTGGAAACGGGAACACCGCAGTACAATGAGTCACGTCCGCTCATCATGAGCGATGTGAACGCCGCCGTCGAGGGCGCAGTCGCGGGCGGCGCCACTGAAGTCATCGTCGTCGACTGCCACAGCGGTTCGTTCAATTTCATCTTCGATCAGATACACCCTGCGATGAAGCTCATATGGGGCTTGCCGGGCCAGAACCCGCGATTCCCCCTCCTCGACGATTCATTCTCCATGATGTTCCTTCTCGGCTATCACGCCATGGCAGGTACGTATGCCGCCGTCTGCGAGCATACGATGACATCCGCACATTGGCATCGCGTGACCGCCAACGGAACGCCCATCGGGGAAGTGGCCATCGATGCGGCCATTGCCGGTGAATGCGGCGTGCCGGTAACGCTTGTAAGCGGCGACGATAAAGTGTGCGCGGAAGCGAAAGGCTTCCTCGGCGACATAGAGACCGCCGTTGTGAAAACAGGTTTCGGCCGTCATCGCGCGCTCTGCCTCCCGAAGGAAACGACACGCGGCATCATACGCGATGCGGCCATGCGCGCCGTGCGCGGAAAGCAAGGCCATGCGCCATACAAAATGAAGACGCCTATCGACGTTGCGATCACCTACAAGCACGTCGAGGATGCCGACGGCGCCGACAGCAGGGGCGAGAATGAAGAGCGCATCGACGGATATACGGTATCGAAACGGTATCGGTGCATGTCCGCCTGGTACGGCGGGCTTTGGCACGAACGCCGACCGAGGTAA
- a CDS encoding 50S ribosomal protein L25: MEQLSLTAIKRENARKSTTNKLRQTGFIPSVMYGKENTMIAIKLAAFEKVFSAAGEHTLVDITIEGEGTARKVLVKDYSIDPIKRHVTHVDFLEVDSKKKLRTHVPVKLNGTPAGIAEGGVLEHSQYTVYIKCLPGNIPHAIEMDVSPLGMGDSLHLRDLKLPEGVALADDGGKVLCSIVAPAKFEEVKPVAAAAAEGAAEGAAPAEGAAAEGAAAPAEGAKDAKAGAKDAPKAGAAKEAPKAGAAKDAPKDAKAKK; the protein is encoded by the coding sequence ATGGAACAACTATCACTCACCGCCATCAAGCGCGAGAACGCGCGTAAAAGCACCACGAACAAGCTCAGACAGACGGGCTTCATCCCGTCCGTCATGTACGGCAAAGAGAACACCATGATCGCCATCAAACTGGCGGCATTCGAAAAGGTCTTCAGCGCAGCCGGCGAGCACACCCTCGTGGATATCACCATCGAAGGCGAAGGCACGGCACGGAAAGTGCTCGTGAAGGATTATTCCATCGATCCGATCAAGCGCCATGTCACCCATGTCGATTTTCTCGAGGTGGATTCGAAGAAGAAACTTCGCACGCACGTTCCGGTGAAGCTCAACGGCACCCCGGCAGGTATCGCCGAGGGCGGCGTCCTTGAGCATTCGCAGTATACCGTGTACATCAAATGTCTCCCGGGCAATATCCCGCATGCCATCGAAATGGACGTCAGTCCCCTCGGCATGGGCGATTCGCTCCACCTGCGCGATCTCAAGCTCCCCGAAGGCGTTGCACTCGCTGATGACGGCGGCAAGGTGCTCTGTTCCATTGTTGCCCCGGCGAAATTCGAAGAGGTCAAACCGGTCGCAGCGGCAGCGGCGGAAGGCGCCGCAGAAGGCGCAGCGCCCGCAGAAGGTGCGGCGGCAGAAGGCGCGGCAGCCCCGGCAGAAGGCGCCAAGGATGCCAAGGCAGGCGCGAAGGACGCTCCCAAGGCCGGTGCGGCAAAGGAAGCACCCAAGGCAGGCGCTGCGAAGGACGCTCCCAAGGATGCCAAGGCGAAGAAGTAG
- a CDS encoding PilZ domain-containing protein: MRREETPRIGVQSKNKRKSGRVRVAFEATYDFANAKSICLVTDLSMTGASLKVQQFFTEGDVLTLIFKIPNMGDFSLTSKVRHVRGGKIGIEFLSLNDTDRQVLTAYVNRETSRVLTEFTQKKKSMRMPGE; this comes from the coding sequence ATGAGACGCGAAGAAACGCCGCGCATCGGAGTGCAGTCGAAGAACAAGCGTAAAAGCGGACGGGTGCGCGTAGCCTTCGAGGCGACCTACGATTTCGCGAACGCCAAGTCGATATGCCTTGTCACCGATCTCTCGATGACGGGCGCCTCGCTCAAGGTGCAGCAGTTCTTCACCGAAGGCGATGTGCTCACGCTCATCTTCAAGATACCCAACATGGGAGATTTCTCTCTCACGAGCAAGGTACGCCATGTCCGCGGCGGGAAGATCGGCATCGAATTCCTCTCGCTCAATGATACCGACCGTCAGGTGCTCACCGCATATGTGAACCGTGAGACATCCCGCGTACTCACTGAATTCACACAGAAAAAAAAGTCGATGCGGATGCCGGGCGAATGA
- the leuB gene encoding 3-isopropylmalate dehydrogenase: MKKRLAILPGDGIGPEIMTEALKTLSAIEKRFGHTFTREEAPFGAAAYFSHGDPFPEATKGICDHADAIVKGPVGLAVEDMKKIPQDKRPEIGAILPLRKRYNTFANYRPVKLPASLAELSPLKPSVIGNGIDILMIRELVGGIYFGKKTEGTETGMKYAFDECMYTDEQVRAIAKVAYDEARRMKVKLTNVHKSNVLATSRFWNEVVEEVGKKYTDVPYASVLVDNAAYQLMKNPGQFNGVMLFENMMGDILTDQAGGVLGSLGLMPSACVGPEKCYVEPAHGSAPDIAGKNMANPYSMIGSIALMLEKAFGLTEESDVIWKALFAVLNAGYRTAELKDTSTPKDKLITTTQFGDMVVKDIAVK, from the coding sequence ATGAAAAAGCGATTAGCGATACTCCCCGGGGACGGCATAGGCCCCGAGATAATGACCGAAGCGCTGAAAACGCTCTCCGCGATAGAAAAACGCTTCGGACATACGTTTACGCGCGAAGAAGCGCCGTTCGGGGCGGCGGCCTATTTCTCACACGGCGATCCGTTCCCCGAAGCGACCAAAGGGATATGCGACCACGCGGACGCCATCGTCAAAGGGCCGGTGGGTCTCGCCGTAGAGGATATGAAGAAGATACCCCAGGACAAACGCCCGGAGATCGGCGCGATACTGCCGCTCAGAAAACGCTACAACACGTTCGCCAATTATCGGCCGGTAAAACTTCCCGCATCGCTTGCCGAGCTTTCGCCGCTAAAGCCGTCGGTCATCGGGAACGGTATCGATATTCTCATGATACGCGAGCTTGTCGGCGGCATCTATTTCGGGAAAAAGACCGAGGGCACGGAAACCGGGATGAAATACGCGTTCGACGAATGCATGTACACCGACGAACAGGTACGCGCCATCGCGAAGGTGGCCTATGACGAGGCGCGCCGTATGAAGGTGAAGCTTACCAATGTCCATAAATCGAATGTGCTCGCCACATCGCGTTTCTGGAACGAGGTCGTCGAGGAAGTCGGGAAAAAGTATACCGATGTCCCCTACGCATCCGTCCTCGTCGATAATGCGGCGTATCAGCTCATGAAGAACCCCGGTCAGTTCAACGGCGTCATGCTGTTCGAGAATATGATGGGAGATATACTCACCGATCAGGCGGGCGGCGTGCTCGGATCGCTCGGGCTCATGCCGTCGGCATGTGTCGGTCCGGAAAAGTGCTATGTGGAACCGGCCCACGGCTCGGCACCGGACATCGCGGGAAAGAACATGGCCAACCCGTACTCGATGATAGGGAGCATTGCGCTCATGCTCGAGAAGGCGTTCGGACTTACCGAAGAATCGGATGTGATATGGAAGGCGCTCTTTGCCGTGCTCAATGCCGGCTATCGCACCGCAGAATTGAAGGATACATCGACGCCGAAAGACAAGCTCATCACGACGACGCAATTCGGCGATATGGTCGTAAAAGACATCGCCGTAAAATAA
- the pth gene encoding aminoacyl-tRNA hydrolase translates to MKLVLGLGNPGEYYAMHRHNIGFIMIDRLAKELGVKLDIRKKKTIFGRGKSSGVDFLLLKPLTFMNLSGEAALYMASFMKISVKDVIAIYDDMDLPLGSFKVRVGGSDGGHNGIKSIVESLKSPEFTRIRIGIGRPRKGVDVADHVLSPFTKTERELLRGISDDIIDAIRMCMFQTPVAAMNKFNKRS, encoded by the coding sequence ATGAAACTGGTACTAGGGCTCGGCAACCCCGGCGAATATTATGCGATGCACCGGCACAATATCGGGTTCATCATGATAGACCGGCTCGCGAAAGAGCTCGGTGTAAAGCTCGATATCCGGAAAAAGAAGACCATATTCGGCAGGGGCAAATCAAGCGGCGTCGATTTCCTGCTCCTCAAACCGCTCACGTTCATGAACCTGTCCGGGGAGGCCGCACTCTACATGGCGAGCTTCATGAAAATATCGGTGAAGGACGTCATCGCCATCTATGACGATATGGACCTGCCGCTCGGATCGTTCAAGGTGCGTGTCGGCGGGAGCGACGGCGGGCACAACGGGATAAAATCGATAGTCGAATCGCTCAAGAGCCCGGAGTTCACGCGCATTCGCATCGGTATCGGCCGCCCGCGCAAGGGCGTCGATGTCGCCGATCATGTGCTCTCACCGTTCACGAAGACCGAGCGGGAGCTGTTGCGCGGTATCTCCGACGACATCATCGATGCTATCAGGATGTGCATGTTCCAGACGCCGGTCGCGGCGATGAATAAATTCAACAAAAGAAGCTAG
- a CDS encoding ribose-phosphate pyrophosphokinase, with protein sequence MLHYDILVFSGSSNRPLAEKIAKGLDLSVGEMELTRFADNEIFVQIKESVRNKDAYVIQSASNPANEHLMELYIIIDALRRASAKRITAVVPYYGYSRQDRKHAPRVSISAKLVANLLTTTGVDRVLALDLHTAQLQGYFDIPVDHLTAVSVFTKRFKQLDHSNMIVVSPDIGGVVRARNFASHLNLDIAIIDKRRQKANESEVMNIIGDVSGKDGVLIDDIIDTGGTIVKAAEALKKAGMRNIYVVATHGVFSRDALSRLENSLVDKVLVTDSIQNREIEKYKKFEVLSVSTLLAEGIRRIHKEESVSSLFIE encoded by the coding sequence ATGCTTCACTATGACATACTTGTTTTCAGCGGATCGTCCAATCGTCCGCTCGCGGAAAAGATAGCGAAGGGTCTTGATCTCTCGGTCGGAGAGATGGAACTGACGCGTTTCGCGGACAACGAGATCTTCGTGCAGATAAAAGAGAGCGTCCGCAACAAAGATGCGTATGTCATACAATCCGCATCCAATCCGGCGAACGAACATCTCATGGAACTCTATATCATCATCGATGCGCTCCGCCGCGCCTCCGCAAAACGGATAACCGCGGTCGTTCCCTACTACGGCTATTCCCGCCAGGACAGGAAGCATGCACCGCGCGTTTCCATAAGCGCCAAGCTCGTGGCGAACCTCCTTACCACGACCGGCGTCGATCGCGTGCTCGCGCTCGATCTGCATACCGCGCAGCTGCAGGGCTATTTCGACATACCGGTCGACCACCTCACGGCGGTCTCGGTCTTCACCAAGCGCTTCAAACAGCTCGATCATTCGAACATGATCGTGGTCTCGCCCGACATCGGCGGCGTGGTACGCGCGCGCAACTTCGCGTCACACCTGAACCTCGATATCGCCATCATCGACAAGCGCCGTCAGAAAGCGAACGAGAGCGAAGTGATGAACATCATCGGCGATGTGTCGGGCAAGGACGGCGTGCTTATCGACGACATCATCGACACCGGCGGCACCATCGTGAAAGCGGCCGAGGCGCTCAAGAAGGCCGGCATGCGCAATATCTATGTGGTCGCAACGCACGGCGTGTTCTCGCGCGATGCGCTTTCGCGCCTTGAGAACAGTCTGGTCGACAAGGTCCTTGTCACCGACAGCATACAGAACCGCGAGATAGAGAAGTACAAGAAATTCGAAGTGCTTTCCGTTTCCACCTTGCTCGCCGAAGGAATTCGGCGCATACACAAGGAAGAATCGGTGAGCTCTTTGTTTATCGAATAA
- the lgt gene encoding prolipoprotein diacylglyceryl transferase: MNYPSFLSPHVFPADWPLLGNIRWYGVMYLVAVVITYYFLRARIKKGTLAIPLENKGGLYDLLFFLVVGLIVGARLGFFIFYHPDAFIFYPWEIIGIHIREGQFAYFGFDGMSYHGGMLGVIASVILFARTFKYDFYSIADAAAVSVPLGLFFGRMGNFLNAELYGRETTFFLGMKFPRYDAVGGFQQWLAIPAEMRPFTQPRHPSQLYEAFLEGILLFMILFIASKMKLRRGIVFWLYITFYGLFRFLVEFVRDPNEWRLGWLTAGMAYSFPMFLLGVGMIAFIKTRKSL, translated from the coding sequence ATGAATTATCCATCGTTCCTATCACCGCATGTATTCCCCGCGGACTGGCCGCTTCTTGGGAACATACGCTGGTACGGCGTCATGTATCTCGTCGCGGTGGTCATCACGTATTATTTCCTCCGCGCACGGATAAAAAAGGGAACGCTTGCGATACCGCTCGAGAATAAGGGCGGGCTCTACGATCTCCTCTTCTTCCTTGTCGTCGGCCTCATCGTGGGTGCACGGCTCGGTTTTTTCATTTTCTATCACCCCGATGCGTTCATATTCTACCCCTGGGAGATAATCGGCATCCATATCCGCGAGGGGCAGTTCGCGTATTTCGGTTTCGACGGCATGTCCTATCACGGCGGCATGCTCGGTGTGATCGCATCGGTCATTCTCTTCGCGCGTACGTTCAAATACGATTTCTACTCCATCGCCGATGCGGCGGCGGTATCGGTGCCGCTCGGGCTCTTCTTCGGGCGCATGGGGAATTTCCTCAATGCGGAGCTCTACGGCCGCGAGACGACGTTCTTCCTCGGCATGAAATTCCCCCGCTACGACGCTGTCGGCGGATTCCAGCAATGGCTCGCTATTCCCGCTGAGATGCGGCCTTTCACGCAGCCGCGCCATCCATCGCAGCTCTATGAGGCGTTCCTTGAGGGCATACTCCTCTTCATGATACTCTTTATTGCCTCGAAAATGAAGCTTCGCCGCGGCATCGTGTTCTGGCTCTATATCACCTTCTACGGGCTGTTCCGCTTCCTCGTCGAATTCGTACGCGATCCGAATGAATGGCGGCTCGGATGGTTAACCGCAGGCATGGCCTACTCGTTCCCGATGTTCCTGCTCGGTGTCGGCATGATAGCCTTCATTAAAACAAGGAAGTCACTATGA
- a CDS encoding lamin tail domain-containing protein, with the protein MFFIVVLLVSGGIVFPGVVISEVYQKTKFDTHDQWVELYNDSSVPIEIANYRLSTNWSATGCERVIMPWNAGGGAALTNANVAVDTTIVPAYGYAVILDKDYANEEPFDIPPGSANTIVLTVNGTTLVEGTFSSGKSVVLKDAANIPVDSAGTPGVSDGIPDYGIVNGVSAERISIHAPDAVSNWGASVSASGHTIGRANSLSSLYRGGSAIRLALNPFSGTASVIGIPFAVEIFALTPAGGIDGTCNVRAALSFSEMMDIQFYGALIDYDKSDRSISMTMRNGRSGVFYLRSRHAGTKSVQLSSGAVNGTAMLSVSELSGAGAGRLFFSEIMYANTGSPDYVRILTGALLRTKVRWIELFNSGSTPIDLGGSILQKRSESTASSISEYTLPACSIPAGGYCIIAEKKDDFAAVYGTPCALAEIDFGGLAQEQTLVLLDAAGRPVDVLAYDLASYMSDIVRAGTVNGREMQIADRNCVSLERRSFSRSSLMKENWANARRTIGTATYLIKGVGSVTNTNTTFLLASPGAVNSISASGGTPLAVAIERRKYVFSKALGPLGISFSVNAPCQCDVKVFTRAGRCLGALGTKILPAVGSPHSIYFGGAVEGRTLRPDLYFIQIYAVDTDAGISAGTRYYFAVKD; encoded by the coding sequence ATGTTTTTTATTGTTGTGCTGCTGGTGTCGGGGGGTATTGTTTTTCCCGGCGTTGTTATCAGCGAGGTATACCAGAAGACGAAATTCGACACGCATGACCAATGGGTCGAATTATATAATGATTCCAGCGTCCCCATCGAGATCGCGAATTATCGATTAAGCACGAATTGGTCGGCGACGGGATGCGAAAGGGTGATAATGCCGTGGAATGCCGGCGGCGGAGCGGCGCTCACCAATGCGAATGTCGCGGTCGATACGACGATAGTCCCCGCATATGGCTATGCGGTGATACTTGATAAGGACTATGCGAACGAGGAGCCGTTCGATATACCGCCGGGCAGCGCGAACACAATAGTGCTCACGGTGAACGGTACGACACTGGTCGAAGGCACGTTCTCGTCGGGCAAGTCCGTTGTCCTTAAGGATGCGGCGAATATCCCCGTTGACAGCGCGGGAACGCCGGGTGTAAGCGACGGTATTCCCGATTACGGCATCGTGAACGGCGTCAGCGCGGAGAGGATATCGATACATGCGCCGGATGCGGTATCGAATTGGGGGGCGTCGGTGTCCGCAAGCGGCCATACCATCGGAAGGGCGAATTCACTTTCATCGCTCTATCGGGGCGGATCGGCGATACGGCTGGCGCTGAACCCCTTCTCGGGAACGGCATCGGTGATAGGCATTCCTTTCGCGGTGGAGATTTTTGCGCTCACGCCAGCGGGCGGTATCGACGGTACATGCAATGTACGCGCAGCATTGTCCTTCTCGGAAATGATGGACATACAGTTCTATGGAGCGCTCATCGACTATGATAAGAGCGACAGGTCCATCTCGATGACGATGCGGAACGGGCGCAGCGGGGTATTCTACCTGCGGTCACGCCACGCCGGTACAAAGTCCGTACAGCTGTCGTCCGGTGCCGTCAATGGAACGGCGATGCTTTCCGTGAGCGAACTCTCCGGCGCCGGGGCGGGGAGGCTTTTCTTTTCGGAGATAATGTACGCGAACACCGGCAGCCCCGATTATGTTCGGATACTCACCGGCGCGCTGCTCCGGACGAAGGTGCGCTGGATAGAGCTCTTTAACAGCGGGAGTACGCCCATCGATCTCGGGGGCTCTATTCTGCAGAAGCGGTCGGAAAGTACGGCTTCATCGATATCCGAATATACCTTGCCCGCATGCAGCATACCGGCGGGGGGATACTGTATCATCGCTGAAAAGAAGGATGATTTCGCTGCCGTGTACGGCACTCCGTGTGCGCTCGCTGAAATCGACTTCGGCGGTCTTGCTCAGGAGCAGACGCTGGTGCTGCTTGATGCCGCAGGGCGACCCGTGGATGTCCTTGCGTATGATCTTGCTTCGTATATGTCGGATATCGTGCGCGCGGGTACGGTGAATGGGCGGGAGATGCAGATAGCCGATCGCAATTGCGTGTCCCTTGAGCGCAGGTCCTTCTCCCGGTCGTCGCTCATGAAGGAGAATTGGGCGAATGCACGAAGGACGATAGGGACGGCAACGTATCTTATCAAAGGGGTTGGCTCGGTCACCAATACGAACACGACGTTTCTCCTCGCAAGCCCCGGGGCGGTGAACAGTATTTCCGCATCGGGCGGCACGCCGCTTGCGGTAGCCATCGAGCGCAGGAAATATGTGTTCTCAAAGGCTCTCGGACCGCTCGGGATATCGTTCTCGGTCAATGCTCCATGCCAATGCGATGTAAAGGTCTTTACAAGGGCGGGGCGCTGTCTCGGGGCGCTCGGGACGAAGATACTTCCGGCTGTCGGGTCCCCGCACTCGATATACTTCGGCGGAGCGGTCGAGGGAAGAACGCTTCGGCCGGACCTCTATTTCATTCAGATATATGCCGTCGATACCGACGCGGGGATATCGGCGGGAACGCGGTACTATTTTGCGGTGAAGGACTGA